One window of the Dermacentor andersoni chromosome 10, qqDerAnde1_hic_scaffold, whole genome shotgun sequence genome contains the following:
- the LOC126545200 gene encoding alpha-(1,3)-fucosyltransferase C-like yields MRRAKRCKNFILKSALLCTVLCTVVCLVLYTLDAFGPRDVTFLGGNFSKPHRTYRVLMWHSFGHDFFERIFGDNATKKCSFPCKFGQDRNDLYRSDVVVLQSFSKSFWESLPRRRRPGQAWVLYAMEPPYRLPVKASKLDTLGINWTLSYRFDADVVHRHGFRTVRRRIVKSVSAPDPKARPVAWIVSNCRSFSRRESYVRELQKVVPVDVFGRCGRHRCREQHFGCYREIAANYSFYLAFENSVCKDYSTEKLFHPLMNSMVPVVMGGANYSAVAPPGSYINFAHFRTARELGAYLLKLQGNPQEYKRYFEWKKHYYIERPSFGCTTCEQIHRLFRLPAREIRRSLYEYLWKEARCTTWQGLLNRTWS; encoded by the coding sequence ATGAGAAGAGCGAAGAGGTGCAAGAACTTTATCCTCAAGTCAGCGTTACTGTGTACTGTGTTGTGCACTGTGGTCTGTTTAGTGCTGTACACGCTTGACGCCTTCGGTCCACGTGATGTGACGTTTCTTGGTGGCAACTTTTCTAAACCGCACCGAACATATCGCGTTCTTATGTGGCACAGCTTTGGCCATGATTTTTTTGAACGCATTTTCGGGGACAATGCCACCAAGAAGTGCTCATTTCCATGCAAATTCGGCCAAGACCGAAATGACCTGTATAGAAGCGATGTCGTCGTTTTGCAGAGCTTTTCTAAGTCGTTCTGGGAAAGTCTCCCTCGCCGCCGTAGACCGGGCCAGGCTTGGGTGTTGTACGCCATGGAGCCTCCGTACAGACTGCCGGTGAAGGCCTCTAAGTTGGATACGCTAGGTATTAACTGGACGCTCTCTTATCGATTCGACGCTGACGTCGTGCACAGACATGGCTTTAGGACGGTGCGTAGGCGAATCGTCAAGAGCGTATCAGCGCCGGACCCGAAAGCTAGACCCGTAGCGTGGATCGTGTCCAACTGCCGGAGCTTCAGCCGCCGCGAGAGCTACGTGCGGGAGCTGCAGAAGGTCGTCCCAGTGGACGTGTTTGGTCGCTGCGGGCGACACCGCTGCCGCGAGCAGCACTTCGGCTGCTACCGGGAAATCGCGGCCAACTACTCCTTCTATCTGGCCTTCGAAAACTCCGTCTGCAAGGACTACAGCACCGAGAAGCTCTTCCACCCGCTGATGAATTCCATGGTTCCCGTCGTGATGGGCGGCGCCAATTACTCCGCGGTCGCACCTCCGGGATCCTACATAAACTTCGCCCATTTCAGGACCGCTCGAGAATTGGGAGCTTATCTGCTGAAGCTGCAAGGAAATCCGCAGGAGTACAAGCGCTACTTCGAGTGGAAAAAGCACTACTACATAGAGAGGCCTTCCTTTGGTTGCACCACATGCGAGCAGATTCACCGGCTCTTCAGACTTCCCGCGAGAGAAATCCGCCGCAGCCTGTACGAGTACCTCTGGAAAGAGGCGCGCTGCACCACATGGCAGGGGCTGCTTAATAGGACCTGGTCGTAA